One genomic region from Henningerozyma blattae CBS 6284 chromosome 2, complete genome encodes:
- the PCT1 gene encoding choline-phosphate cytidylyltransferase (similar to Saccharomyces cerevisiae PCT1 (YGR202C); ancestral locus Anc_5.137): protein MPEKLSRKASLRKKLSSNSFTNLFKMNKKRKRDEVTDTSSTSNSGDISKIPGTDSSIATTSTSTSTSTSTTTSANTASSKKSSNSNSSNVSTPARKRRRSNNGTVSTTSESTASTNTNDTTESVDEEWLKREKELDANTPLDLKKYRPKGFSINLPPTDRPVRIYADGVFDLFHLGHMRQLEQCKKAFPNVSLICGIPNDKITHKLKGLTVLSDKQRCETLRHCRWVDEVIPDSPWCVTPEFLEKHKIDYVAHDDLPYVSANSDDIYKPIKEMGKFLSTQRTEGVSTSDIITKIIRDYDKYLMRNFARGATRQELNVSWLKKNELEFKKHISDFRSYFKKNQTQLNNASKDLYFEVRELLLKKTLGNNLYSKLSSDPTTNLKNLKNLRNIIRKNKNKKNIQNNKNSNEDDDDDDDDEDDNLLLKNTSPALDFVKEFAAHSGPSPSMIKKRKNKKLLSSSSSNTSSSSSSSSSNNDSESDNTNDNNNNSPTEDSSDDEAYKTDGAERDAHKNNDDVNNDDDDDMDQMSSDEEINKKRVTDVESVSD from the coding sequence ATGcctgaaaaattatcaaggAAGGCTTCTTTGAGAAAGAAGTTgtcttctaattcttttacaAACCTATTCAAGATGAACAAAAAGAGAAAACGTGATGAAGTTACAGATACTTCTTCTACAAGTAATAGTGGTGATATAAGTAAAATACCTGGTACAGATAGCTCGATCGCCACCACTTCTACTTCTACTTCTACTTCTACTTCTACTACTACTTCTGCTAATACTGCTTCATCAAAAAAAAGCTCTAATAGTAATAGCTCCAATGTTTCAACGCCTGCTAGGAAACGTCGTCGTAGTAATAATGGAACCGTTAGTACCACATCAGAATCTACTGCTAGTACCAATACTAATGACACTACGGAATCGGTAGATGAAGAATGGTTAAAACGTGAAAAGGAGCTAGACGCAAACACTCCAttggatttgaaaaaatatagacCAAAGGGgttttctattaatttgCCGCCCACTGATAGACCAGTTAGAATTTATGCAGATGGGGTGTTTGATCTTTTCCATTTAGGTCATATGAGACAATTAGAACAATGTAAAAAGGCTTTTCCTAATGTCTCTTTAATTTGTGGTATTCCAAATGATAAGATCACTCATAAGTTGAAAGGGCTAACAGTTCTTTCAGATAAACAACGTTGTGAAACTTTAAGACATTGTCGTTGGGTTGATGAAGTTATACCTGATTCTCCTTGGTGTGTCACACCTGAATTTTTAGAGAAACATAAAATCGATTATGTTGCTCATGATGATTTACCGTATGTTTCTGCTAATAGTGATGATATTTATAAGccaattaaagaaatggggaaatttttatcaacTCAAAGAACTGAAGGTGTTTCAACAAGTGACATTATCACCAAGATCATTAGAGAttatgataaatatttaatgagAAACTTCGCAAGAGGTGCCACAAGACAAGAATTAAACGTTTCAtggttgaaaaaaaatgaattggAGTTTAAAAAACATATTAGTGATTTTAGATCTtatttcaagaaaaatcaaactCAATTGAATAACGCTTCTAAGGATTTATATTTCGAAGTAcgtgaattattattgaaaaaaaccttgggtaataatttatattcaaaattatcaagTGATCCAACaacaaatttgaaaaatttgaaaaatttaagaaatattattcgtaagaataaaaataaaaaaaatattcaaaataacaaaaatagtaatgaagatgatgatgacgatgatgatgatgaagacgataacttattattgaaaaatacttCTCCAGCTTTAGATTTCGTAAAAGAATTTGCAGCTCATTCTGGTCCCTCACCTTCAATGattaaaaagagaaaaaataaaaaattactatcttcttcttcatctaataCTTCTTCATCCTCATCTTCCTCCtcttctaataatgattcaGAAAGTGATAATAccaatgataataataataatagtccTACTGAAGACAGTAGTGATGATGAAGCTTATAAGACAGATGGTGCAGAACGTGACGCTCATAagaataatgatgatgtaaataatgatgacgatgatgacATGGACCAAATGAGTagtgatgaagaaataaataagaaaagaGTTACTGATGTAGAATCAGTATCGGATTAA
- the PMT6 gene encoding dolichyl-phosphate-mannose-protein mannosyltransferase PMT6 (similar to Saccharomyces cerevisiae PMT6 (YGR199W); ancestral locus Anc_5.140), protein MLVKPLPYTCASTQDTRYKWVKLYLIPTFLTILSVCVRFYRIDKNKTVVWDEAHFGKFGSYYIKHEFYHDVHPPLGKMLIGLSEYLANFDGDFDFESNTDYPKHINFIFMRKFNCLFGAFVIPIMYYTLLELNFNYFITLLVSLMSCLELSFIVLSKFILLDSMLLFFTCTTFYFLARLHNLNVAKRQFTFNWSFTLLCLGISIGCVCSIKWVGLFITVIVGLYTIGDLFLLFYQKSLSWTKYIKHWLIRIIDLIIIPFLIYLFCFKLHFALLYKSGTGDGSTNTLFQINLQNNKIELGPRNIAFGSYVTIRSNGLSPNLLHSHKQTYPVGSFQNQITGYGFADSNNNWIIENTNTNGKGLVRDGMEIFLKHDTTQKYLFSSLEFPSIVSKDSLEVSGATENDDNAVWIVEIMDQLKSANSQYDDSSEPSNVIHPISTFIRFKHKATGCYLTSSGFSYPNWGFKQSEIICKFPFSARDKSAWWNVEEHWNDNLDPCPSDYKPPHSKFWTDFVLINFAMASSNNALVPDEDKFDNLASKPWEWPTLYRGLRMCNWSGVIYRYYLLGSPFNTWLSTISLPIFLLIILKLYCSWQRQSIDLNSTAILQIISMGVLPFLTWLIHYLPFVTMARVTYIHHYLPSLYFAMIVFAFNLQLLFNRINSKFIRFNLMIVLFGGCVYSYYKFNPWAQGMLGGNERYEHMKWINTWDFLL, encoded by the coding sequence ATGTTGGTAAAACCATTGCCTTATACGTGTGCTTCGACACAAGATACCAGATATAAATGGGTCAAATTATACCTCATACCAACTTTTTTGACGATTCTTTCAGTTTGTGTTCGATTTTATagaattgataaaaataaaactgtAGTCTGGGATGAAGCTCATTTTGGGAAGTTTGGATCGTATTATATAAAACATGAGTTCTATCATGACGTTCATCCACCTTTGGGTAAAATGTTAATCGGGTTGTCCGAATATTTAGCCAATTTCGATGGGGATTTCGATTTCGAATCAAATACTGATTATCCAAAACATATCAACTTCATCTTTATGAGAAAGTTTAATTGTCTTTTTGGAGCCTTTGTCATACCAATTATGTATTACacattattagaattaaacttcaattattttattactcTATTAGTGTCATTAATGAGTTGTTTAGAATTATCATTCATTGTACTTTCTAAATTTATCCTATTAGATTCCATGCTATTGTTTTTCACATGTACAACTTTCTATTTCTTAGCTCGTCTACATAATTTAAACGTTGCAAAGAGACAATTCACTTTCAATTGGTCTTTTACACTTCTTTGTTTAGGTATCTCCATCGGATGTGTTTGTTCCATTAAATGGGTAGGGCTATTCATCACTGTCATCGTTGGTCTTTACACTATTggtgatttatttttattattttatcaaaaaagTTTATCTTGgacaaaatatattaagcATTGGCTCATTAGAATTATAGATTTGATCATCATTCCATTTTTAATCTATTTGTTTTGCTTTAAATTACATTTTGCTTTATTATACAAATCTGGTACAGGCGATGGTTCAACAAATACTCTTTTCCAAAtcaatttacaaaataataaaattgaattaggTCCAAGAAATATAGCATTTGGTTCATATGTTACAATAAGATCAAATGGCCTTTCTCCTAATTTATTACATTCTCATAAACAAACTTACCCAGTGGGTTCATTCCAAAATCAAATTACAGGTTATGGATTTGctgattcaaataataattggatCATcgaaaatacaaatacaaatggGAAAGGTTTAGTTCGAGATGGTatggaaatttttttgaaacatGATACTacacaaaaatatttattctcCTCTTTAGAATTCCCATCTATTGTCTCCAAGGATTCTTTGGAAGTATCAGGTGCTACTGAAAACGATGATAATGCGGTTTGGATTGTGGAAATTATGGACCAATTGAAATCTGCAAATTCTCAATATGATGATTCTTCAGAACCAAGTAATGTGATACATCCAATTTCTACTTTTATTAGATTCAAACATAAGGCTACCGGCTGTTATTTGACTTCATCAGGATTCTCCTATCCAAATTGGGGGTTCAAACAAAGTGAAATCATTTGCAAATTCCCCTTCAGTGCAAGAGACAAATCAGCTTGGTGGAATGTAGAAGAACATTGGAATGATAATTTGGATCCTTGTCCAAGTGATTATAAGCCTCCACATTCAAAGTTCTGGACtgattttgttttaattaattttgcaATGGCATCTTCTAATAACGCTTTAGTTCCAGACGAGGATAAATTCGATAATTTGGCTTCAAAACCTTGGGAATGGCCAACCCTTTACAGAGGGTTAAGAATGTGTAATTGGTCTGGAGTAATCTATCGTTATTATCTTTTAGGATCTCCTTTTAATACTTGGTTATCGACAATATCATTACCAATTTtcttattaattatattgaaaCTGTATTGCAGTTGGCAAAGACAATCTATAGATTTAAATTCCACTgcaattttacaaattatttcaatggGAGTCTTACCTTTCCTAACTTGgttaattcattatcttcCATTTGTTACAATGGCAAGAGTAACCTAcattcatcattatttaccTTCACTATACTTTGCAATGATTGTCTTTGCAtttaatttacaattgTTATTCAATAGAATAAATTCAAAGTTTATTAGATTCAACCTAATGattgtattatttggaGGATGCGTTTATTCctattataaatttaatccTTGGGCTCAAGGTATGCTGGGAGGAAACGAACGTTATGAACATATGAAATGGATAAATACATGGGATTTCTTACTGTAA